The genomic DNA GCTAATGATCGCGCTCCTTCCCCAACCGACCGAGGCGCACCTCGACAGCGCCTTCATCCTCGCGTCGCAGCGCGAAGTGAGCCTCGGGTGGACGCAGGTTGGAGACGCGCACGGCAACTGGGACGAAGTCGACCGGATGCGCCGACTGATGCGCGCCGGAAAGTTCCAGTTGCGGATCTACAAGGCGATCGACGGCCCCGGCGCCGCTGCCGACAAACTGCTCGCGCAGGGACCCGGTCCGGTCGAACTCGACGATCATCTGCAGGTGCGCGTCATCAAGCTGGTGATGGATGGTGCGCTCGGATCGCGCGGTGCAGCATTGCTCGAACCATATAGCGACGATCCGTCAACTCGCGGGCTGATCACGACCGACACCGTGGCCGTGAAGGCACTCCTCCCGCGCGCGCTGCGTGCCGGAGTGCAGGTGGAAACGCACGCCATCGGCGATCGTGCCAACCGGATCATCCTCGACCTCTACGAACGGGCGCTGAAGGAGGTCCCGCCGTCACAACGGAAGATTGCCGATCCGCGCTGGCGGATCGAGCACGCGCAGATCGTGAGTCCGCAGGACATTCCGCGCTTCAAGTCCCTCGGAATCATCCCGTCGATGCAAGCCTCGCACGCGATCGGCGACCTCTTCTTTGCGCAGAGTCGCCTCGGCACCGAGCGGCTCAAGGGGGCATACGCGTGGGAAACGTTCCTCAAGCTCGGTCTGCCGGTCCCCGGCGGCAGCGACGCCCCGATCGAGCGCGGCGAGCCGATGATCGAGTTCTACGCGGCGGTGGCGCGGAAGGCGCTCGACGGGCGCTCCGGTCCACCGGAGATCTGGCATCCTGAGGAGGCGGTGACGCGCCAGCAGGCGCTCCGGATGTTCACCATCTATCCGGCATACGCCGAGTTCCAGGAGGATCGGCACGGGTCGATCGTGGTCGGCAAGGCCGGCGATTTCACCGTGCTCGATCACGACATCATGACGATTCCCGACGCGATGATTCC from Gemmatimonadales bacterium includes the following:
- a CDS encoding amidohydrolase is translated as MTRARQAAHAAAMILLAVAIVPATAGAQVADLVLRHATIYTVDSTHPTAQAVAVRGGTIVYVGTDAGVQRLIGPSTQTIDLAGQFVYPGLVDAHAHVPAIGEREMTLNLEGTRTKQAFLDKVAAAVKTKRPGEWVTGRGWIETFWTPPAFPTREDLDRIAPNNPVWLTRADSHAGIANSAALKLARITGTTQSPPGGAINLDADGQPTGMLIDHAQTLMIALLPQPTEAHLDSAFILASQREVSLGWTQVGDAHGNWDEVDRMRRLMRAGKFQLRIYKAIDGPGAAADKLLAQGPGPVELDDHLQVRVIKLVMDGALGSRGAALLEPYSDDPSTRGLITTDTVAVKALLPRALRAGVQVETHAIGDRANRIILDLYERALKEVPPSQRKIADPRWRIEHAQIVSPQDIPRFKSLGIIPSMQASHAIGDLFFAQSRLGTERLKGAYAWETFLKLGLPVPGGSDAPIERGEPMIEFYAAVARKALDGRSGPPEIWHPEEAVTRQQALRMFTIYPAYAEFQEDRHGSIVVGKAGDFTVLDHDIMTIPDAMIPKTKNVMTIIAGKVVYRAP